GGCGGGCCGTCCAAAATTTTCTGGGGAAGAGAAGGAGATTCCATTCTACTTCGGATCTTTATGTCCGGAACGTTAGGCCAGACCGAGGAAGGAGAAGGTTCCTTCGAGGCGGATCTGAAAGCAAGGACCGAGAAATTAGGGGCCAGATTCTTTTTATTGAGCGAACCCGCAAAATTCGAATTCGAACTTCGGATCCAGACTTAAAATTGGTTTCCAGATTCCGGGTTTTTCGGAAAAACGCTTGCCGGATCCCCGGAAAGCCGGGATCCTACATGAATTAGAATGATTCTAAACTGTGGTGATCAAACATGAATCAAAGACAAATCCTGACATTCGGTCTGGTCTTAGCGGTCGTATTGACTGACTGCGGACCTTCCGAAAAGACTAAACAATTGATCGAGGATGCGAAGAGAAGTTTCGGAACCCTGCCAGCTAAGATGCCGGGGTCCGAAAAAGATACTCCGGAGCGTATCGCTCTTGGGGAAAAACTATACTTCGAGAAACGCCTCTCCATCAACGATTCCCAATCTTGCAGTTCCTGCCACAATACGGTCGGAAAGGGTGCCGGAGTGGACAATTTACCGACTTCTCCCGGAGCCCTGGGTAAGAATGGAGACAGAAATTCTCCTACTTCTCTGAACGCGGGTTTCCATATCGTCCAGTTCTGGGACGGAAGAGCGGCGGATCTAAAAGCACAGGCCAAGGGTCCAATATTGAACCCGGTAGAGATGGCGATGCCTTCCGAAGCGGCTGTAGAAAAGAAACTCTCCGAGATTCCGGAATATGTGGAATTATTCGCTAAGGCTTTCCCGGACCAGGAAAAGAAAATCACCTATGACAATTTGGCAGAAGCGATTGCTGCTTTTGAGAGAACTTTGGTGACTAAGGATAGATTCGACGAGTTCCAGAATGGAAATCATAGGGCGCTCAGCTCCGAAGAGCAAAAAGGATTAGAAACCTTCATTAGCACAGGATGTATTTCCTGCCATTACGGGCCTTTACTCGGAGGAAACGGCTTCCGGAAACTCGGACAAGAGCACCCGTATGAGAATACTGTCGATTTGGGAAGATTCGCGGTGACCAAGGTCGACGCGGATAAATACTTCTTTAAGGTGCCTTCTCTCCGAAATATCGCCTTAACGGCTCCTTATTTTCACGACGGAAAGGTCGCAACCCTGGAAGATGCGGTTAAGAAAATGGCCTACCTGCAACTCGGAAAAGAGCTTTCCGCAGAAGAGGTAAATTCGATAGTATCGTTCTTGAAAGCTTTATCCGATAAAAATCGGTCTAACTAATTAGAAAGCGACACGTACTTACAGAATTGAAACCTATTCAGGCCGATTCCGAGAGGGATCGGTTTTTTTTTGCCCTGGAGATAAGGAAGGTTTTGGGGCGACTCCCTCGCTCACTCTCCCTCCGAAAGAAGAGAATCCGACGGAACCGAAGGTCGCGAGGGCCGGGCTCTCCGCTCCGGTCCGTTTATTGGATTCCCAATAAACGGACCCCGCATCGATCCCTGTCGCGAGAGAAGTTTTCCGAAAAATCCCGCCCTGAAAGAAGGACTAACGTACTCTTTTTCGATCTTTTTTGTACGGAACTACCCTGTCCGGTTTTAGTCTGCGATCGGATCGAGTGTGATTGAAATTATCTCTCCAGGATTTGCTTATACTTCCTGTGAGATTCTCCCATGTAGATCTGTCTTGGGCGGACCTTGCTCTGGTTTTCGTTCATCCTTTGCTCTCTCCAGTGTGCAAGCCAGCCGGGGAGTTTACCGATCGCCTGCATAGCGGTGAATAGCTCTTTCGGAATTCCGAGACTGTGGAATAGGATAGCGCTGTAGAATTCCAGGTTCGGATAAAGATTCTTTTCCAAGTAGAAGGAATCCTTGCTTAGATGCTCGTCGACTTGTAGCGCAATCTCCGCGATCGGATCCAGTTTCTTTTGCTTATAAAAATCCACGAATAATTTCTGCGCGATAGTGGAGCGTTTACTTTTTGCCTTATATGCGTCGTGACCGAAACAAGTGGAATGGACGATCGCTTCTCCTTTTTTCATTCTTTCGAAGTAGTCCGCCACGGAAAGTTTGGATTTGATGATATCTTCGACGAGTTCCACTGCGGCGACTTGTCGTCCACCTTCTCTCGAACCCCAGAGCGCGTTGATCGCGGAGGAAACGGAGGCGAAGATATTGGCTTGGGTGGATCCGATAAGTTGGACGGTCGTGTTGGAGACGTTTTGCTCGTGATCCGCATACAGAATCCAGAGTTGGTTTAGGATACGGTCGTGGTCTTCCAAAGGTTGGTATTTCACAGAAGGAAGAGAAAAAAGCATATATAAGAAATTCGTACAATAAGGATGGCGATCTACCGGATAAACGAAAGGCTGTCCGATCATCTTTTTGTAGGAAAATGCGGAGATGGTCCTGATCTTGGCGAGTAGTCTGGCGGCTTGGTCTATGCCTCGATCCAAATATTCCTCGTATTCGTCCTGATAATAACTGGAGAGAGAAGATACCATTACGGAAAGAACCGCCAGAGGGTGAGCCCTGCCCGGAAATCCGTCGAATAGATTGATCATATCTTCGTGTATGAGGCTGTGTTTGGAAAGTTTGGTGGAAAATTCCTTAAGCTGCTTTTCGCTGGGAAGTTCTCCGTAGATGAGCAGATAACTAGTCTCCACGAATGTGGAATAATGGACCAATTCCGCGACGTCGTATCCACGGTAGTGTAGATCTCCGGTGAGAGGGTCCCTGCGAGAGATTTTACTCTGCGCGTATGCAGTATTGAAGAAGCCTGGGTCGTAAGAGGTGAGTCCGGTTTTGTCGTGCAGATCCCGGATATCGATTCCTTTCTTACCGTCGGTTCCCGTGATTAGGGGGATTCGATGGGTCTGGTCTCCCACTTTTAATTCCACAAATTCGCTCATACCGATAGAAAAAGCGAAAAGGGTCGAAGAGTCAACCTTCCTTCCGTAAGATTGATGAAAATTACCTTTCGACTGGACAAAACTCGGGGCCAGGGTTTTTCTTTCCTGCGGTTTTCGGGAGAATCTTGTTGGACCAGTTTCCGGTTTTTTTACTGCATTTTTGGATTCAATTCGGGACGGCTCTTTGCCTCCTACTCGCTTGCATGGAGCTTGCGAAAAAGAGAGAAACCGGATCTCCCGGGGGGATGCTCTTTCTCTCCTTGATTCTCGCCTTGGTGGAGAGTCGGTTGGGCCTGAGTCTGGTTCCCGGTTCCTGGGAACACATCTGGGCCTGGCCGGTTTTCTTTCCTGCAGTCTGGGCAGTGGGGCCAACTCTTCTTCTTATCTCCCGAAATATGGTTCAGTTCGCATTGGATCGGGAGATTCGGATTCGCCCGCATTTTCTCCCGGCATTGGTCCTTCTCTTTTTCGAAGCGGTTTCCTATATTTTTCTCCCGAAGGAAACTCTCCAAGGCTTCATTAGAAACGCGATCCAAGGAAGCCAGGTGGATATATTAACCGGAGTGTCCATCTTCGGATTCATCCACCAGACGGTTTACTCCGTCTATCTTTGGATTCTATTTCGCAGAGTTTCCAGCGAAGGAGAGGTCCCGTTATCTTCTCTGGTCTATTCCATTCTATTCGTAATCTTTGCGACCATCCAACTTTGCTGGTTCGGATACTTTCTAAAAAGCCAGACTCTTCTCGCAATCGGATCTTCTTTCCAGACTCTGGGGATCGTATTGATTTATCTTTTTTCGGCGAGGTATCCTAACTTCTTCATTTCTCTCAAGTCGGAGATCCAACAGAAAAGATACGAGAGAACCCAACTCGACGGACTGGACCTGGACTCCGTCCATACACGTTTAAAGGAATTATTGGAGTTGGACCGAATCTACAGAGAGGAAACCTTGAAGATACAGGACTTGGCATCCAAACTTCTCATCTCTCCCCACCAACTTTCCCGGATCTTGAACGAAACCTACGGAAAGAATTTCAACGAGTTCCTGAATTCCTATCGGGTCGAGGAGGCAAAAGACCTTCTCTTGCGGGAAAAGGAGAGAACGGTTCTGTCCGTGGCTTACGAAGTAGGCTTCAATACCAAATCCACATTCAATGCCCAATTCCTGAAAATCACAGGAATGACACCTTTGGAGTGGAGAAAAAAGGGTAGTAAACTATAAGTTCGGACGATCGTTTTTCGCATATCTGTTAGGATAAAACTTACCTCGCTTATTTTTCGGTTATGCGAGACGGGGGAAGGTGAATGTCCGTTGAGTCTTATTCCAAAGAAGAATTAGAAGCTTATAAGAAAGTGCAGGCCATCGCTTATGAGGCGGTGGAAGCCGTGAGAAAGGAATTGTTTCCTGGGATCACGGAAAAACAAGCCGCAAGAAAAATCGACGATTATATCCGTAAGGCGGGAGGAACCTCCTTCTTCCATTATGGATTCGCATGGTTCGGAGACCGCACCGCATTCCGCGGATTCAAGAGGCCTCTTTCTTTAGGATATCTAACGAGAGGAGAAGGACTGCTTCCCCATTTCGGAGGAAAATTTCAACCTTCCAATCGCAGATTAGAAGAAGGGATGGCGGTCATTCTGGATGTGGCTCCCACGTTTGCGGGCAGGGCTGCGGACATAGGATACTCTTTTTCCTTCGGAGAAAACCCGGAACATGATCGTAGTCTTATGGATCTGGAAGAATACAGGTCCCTCATCCTCAGAAGAGTCCTGGAGGAAAGAACCCTATCAGAGATCTATCTGGAAGTGGATGCAAGGATTCGCGCCGGCGGATACGTTAACTGTCATTCCGTTTATCCTCAGGGAGTGCTGGGTCATAAGGTAGGAAGACTTCCCGCCTATAATCTTCCGGGAGGGAGAGTGAACGGTTTTCCATTCCAGACATTCGCTTATCTACTTCCACAGATGGTAAAACAGTTCCTGCCTGGAAATTCAGGACATTCTCCTCTATGGAGCGAATCCTCCCATTACCGGGCCGAGCCGGGGCTCTGGGCGGTGGAACCGCATATAGGCAAGATCTATTCCGGTCCGAACGCTTTCCGTTCTTTCGGTTCCAAATGGGAGGAGATTCTGGTGGTGACAGAATCCACCGCGTATTGGTTGGACGACGATCTTCCTCATGTTCGCCTATGGAAGGAGAAAAAATCCAAGACATCGCGCAACGCGAAGGCTCGGGAGAAGGCCGCCGTTTAAGGCCTTTCGATCGTATAGTGAAAATAGAATATTATAAAAAGCAAAAGGTTGAGTTAGATGACGAACCGTATTTTAGAGGATAAGGATTTCCATTTCTACCCGGTCAGAAAACCCAGATTCGAATTTACGGAAAACGGAACGAGCAAGCATTGGCTGGATAATTCCGCCTATAAGTCCCATATCCTGAATACCTGGACTCTATTCTTTCCTGACGGAGAAAGATTCTTTATACG
The sequence above is a segment of the Leptospira wolffii serovar Khorat str. Khorat-H2 genome. Coding sequences within it:
- a CDS encoding citrate/2-methylcitrate synthase is translated as MSEFVELKVGDQTHRIPLITGTDGKKGIDIRDLHDKTGLTSYDPGFFNTAYAQSKISRRDPLTGDLHYRGYDVAELVHYSTFVETSYLLIYGELPSEKQLKEFSTKLSKHSLIHEDMINLFDGFPGRAHPLAVLSVMVSSLSSYYQDEYEEYLDRGIDQAARLLAKIRTISAFSYKKMIGQPFVYPVDRHPYCTNFLYMLFSLPSVKYQPLEDHDRILNQLWILYADHEQNVSNTTVQLIGSTQANIFASVSSAINALWGSREGGRQVAAVELVEDIIKSKLSVADYFERMKKGEAIVHSTCFGHDAYKAKSKRSTIAQKLFVDFYKQKKLDPIAEIALQVDEHLSKDSFYLEKNLYPNLEFYSAILFHSLGIPKELFTAMQAIGKLPGWLAHWREQRMNENQSKVRPRQIYMGESHRKYKQILER
- a CDS encoding M24 family metallopeptidase, translated to MSVESYSKEELEAYKKVQAIAYEAVEAVRKELFPGITEKQAARKIDDYIRKAGGTSFFHYGFAWFGDRTAFRGFKRPLSLGYLTRGEGLLPHFGGKFQPSNRRLEEGMAVILDVAPTFAGRAADIGYSFSFGENPEHDRSLMDLEEYRSLILRRVLEERTLSEIYLEVDARIRAGGYVNCHSVYPQGVLGHKVGRLPAYNLPGGRVNGFPFQTFAYLLPQMVKQFLPGNSGHSPLWSESSHYRAEPGLWAVEPHIGKIYSGPNAFRSFGSKWEEILVVTESTAYWLDDDLPHVRLWKEKKSKTSRNAKAREKAAV
- a CDS encoding helix-turn-helix domain-containing protein produces the protein MDQFPVFLLHFWIQFGTALCLLLACMELAKKRETGSPGGMLFLSLILALVESRLGLSLVPGSWEHIWAWPVFFPAVWAVGPTLLLISRNMVQFALDREIRIRPHFLPALVLLFFEAVSYIFLPKETLQGFIRNAIQGSQVDILTGVSIFGFIHQTVYSVYLWILFRRVSSEGEVPLSSLVYSILFVIFATIQLCWFGYFLKSQTLLAIGSSFQTLGIVLIYLFSARYPNFFISLKSEIQQKRYERTQLDGLDLDSVHTRLKELLELDRIYREETLKIQDLASKLLISPHQLSRILNETYGKNFNEFLNSYRVEEAKDLLLREKERTVLSVAYEVGFNTKSTFNAQFLKITGMTPLEWRKKGSKL
- a CDS encoding cytochrome-c peroxidase, which gives rise to MNQRQILTFGLVLAVVLTDCGPSEKTKQLIEDAKRSFGTLPAKMPGSEKDTPERIALGEKLYFEKRLSINDSQSCSSCHNTVGKGAGVDNLPTSPGALGKNGDRNSPTSLNAGFHIVQFWDGRAADLKAQAKGPILNPVEMAMPSEAAVEKKLSEIPEYVELFAKAFPDQEKKITYDNLAEAIAAFERTLVTKDRFDEFQNGNHRALSSEEQKGLETFISTGCISCHYGPLLGGNGFRKLGQEHPYENTVDLGRFAVTKVDADKYFFKVPSLRNIALTAPYFHDGKVATLEDAVKKMAYLQLGKELSAEEVNSIVSFLKALSDKNRSN